The Gloeocapsa sp. DLM2.Bin57 genome contains the following window.
AGGAATCTGACTATTCGGGTTTTCTTCTGGTGTGTATTCGCTAGGTTGATCTATCAGGGTTAGATCTTTGAGTGGGCTAAACAGCTCTACCATGATGGTTGCTGCTTGAGATAGGGCTTCTTCTGGTTTGACACTACCGTTTGTCCAGATTTCTATAGTTAGTTTATCTTTACCAAAATGACCATCTAGACGACTGTCATCCACGGTATAATTAACTTTAGTTACTGGCATGAAGACGCTATCTATTTGCAGAAAATCGATGGAGCTGCGGTCGTCTTTAGTTTTATCGATCGCCCTATAACCTGTTCCTCTTTCTACGTGAAATTCCATTTCTAGTTTAGAATCTTCTGCTAGAGTGGCTACGTATTGATTGGGGTCAACTACTTCTATTTCTGAAGGTAGTTCAAATTTACCCGCGGTTACTGTTCCAGGTCCTATTGCTAATAGCCTACCAATTTGAGGTTCTTTGCTATAACTTCTGAATACTATTTCTTTCATGTTCAGCATCAGTTCTAGCACGTCTTCTCTTATCCCTTTGATGGTGGCGAATTCGTGATTCACCCCTGCTATTCTGAGCGCTGTTACTGCTGTACCTTCCAGATTTGAC
Protein-coding sequences here:
- a CDS encoding DNA-directed RNA polymerase subunit alpha, which produces MTQFQIECVESKTLKNQNQYSKFVLEPLERGQGTTVGNALRRVLLSNLEGTAVTALRIAGVNHEFATIKGIREDVLELMLNMKEIVFRSYSKEPQIGRLLAIGPGTVTAGKFELPSEIEVVDPNQYVATLAEDSKLEMEFHVERGTGYRAIDKTKDDRSSIDFLQIDSVFMPVTKVNYTVDDSRLDGHFGKDKLTIEIWTNGSVKPEEALSQAATIMVELFSPLKDLTLIDQPSEYTPEENPNSQIPIEELQLSVRAYNCLKRAQINSVADLIDYSQEDLLEIKNFGQKSAEEVVEALQKRLGITLPLERTNKA